The segment TCGAATGCCGCCACGGCTTCTCCACGTTGGTGATCGTCCGCCAACGTTTTCGCCAATGTCAGCTGCATCCAGCCTCTCTCCGGTTCGCGGGGGTGCGCACTGAGCCACCGCCGCATGAGCCGGATGGCGCTGCGGCGGTCTTCCTGCTCCAGCATGGCCGTGATCAAGTGCCGCAACACCAGCATCGATCGGGGACTCTGCGGATGCTGGAGACGGAAGCTCTCAAATACGTTCCGCGCAGCCGAGGAATCATGGTGGTCCAAATAACTCTCGCCCAGCCCGATGAGCGCGGCTTCGTGGAACTTGCCCGCCTTCCGATCCCGCACCAAGATTTGATAGAGGCGCGCCGCTTCGACGGAAAACCCCAGACGTTGATGCGCCTCGGCTACCTCCAATAACAGATGCGTACCGGCGTAGTGTTGCTCCGGAACCTGTCCGTGGCTATGAAAGAGCGTCACCACCTGCATATCGTTCTTGGCCTTGAGCGCAGCCTCAACCCGCGGTTTCAGCATCGCGGCAAGACGAACTCTGGCCACCTGAGGCCACGGATCATGTGCTGCGACACCGGCCCGCTGCGTCACCGCGAGATAGGCCTGTAGGGCGCGTGCGGTCGCACCTTGTAATTCGTAATAGGCGGCCACCTGAAAGAGCGCCTCGCTGCCGAGGAAGTCACGTGGATGGTCCTTGGCGATTTTTTTATAAAGGGCCTCTCCACGGGACGACTCCAGATAGGAGACGCGCGAGCCCCGCATCATGTCTCCCACCATTTTCTTCAAGGTAAAACTGCCTGCCGACGCCGCCGACGCCTCCTGATCCATCCGTGCCAGATGCATACTGGCGATCCCCGCTTCCTGCGAGCCTGAATACTGGGTCAGAGCGGCGATGTAGAACATCTCCGCCTGTTTGTACAAACCCAGCCGCTGGTGGTTCTTCCCAAGGCGAACGAGTGCCGCGCCTGCATAGGGGGAGGACGGATAGAGGTTATACAGGAGCGTATCGATGGCACGGGCCCGCTGCATCTGGTCCGTATCCGCCAGGAGTTCGCCATACTGCTGCAAGATCTGAGGGTCGTGCCGAAGGAGGTCCGGCCAGCGCTGATAGAGCAGGTCATACAGTGGTTGCGCCTCGCGCTTGCGCTGGAGCGTGCACAGGGCGTTGGCCTGGCCCAATGTCGCCCGCATCATGAGCTGGTCGTCGGTCGCGCGTTTCCTGACCGTTTCAAACGCCTGTTCCGCTTCCGCCACACGGCCACGAAAATCGAGGATGACGCCAAAGCTGAGCAGGGATCGGTCGGCATCGGCGCGAGCGATCACACGTGATGTGGCATATTCATAGGCGACGATGGCTTCCTGGAACCATCCCATTTCGACATAGAGGTCACCAATCCGCCAGAGCGCGCGGGACGCATTCGGGTCATTCGGGTGCAGACGAATGAGGGCACGATATTGCGCAATGGCTTCCGCCTGGCCACGGCCGGCCGGATTCTCGAGCAGCGGCAGTTCGGCCAAGAAGGCCTTCGCCGATGCCAACAATGCGCGGTCCTGCTCCTGTTTTACGATCGCGCTAAAACCTGCGTGAGCCAGGGCATGTTGCCCATGCTTGAATGCCTCAACCGCATCCTGGAACGGCAAGGTGACTGATCCCTCCGCAAGATGCCCGTAGCGGGGTCCCTCATCAGCCAACATCAGCCGTGTTGAGGAAACGGGCAAACTGGCACGAACCGGTCCGACCTGGATGGGCGATGTCGCGGGGGGTACCGGTCGCAGGTCAGCCGCAATGGCGACGTCCAGCGGGAGACCCTGCGCCAGCAGACAGGCGAGTAACCAATGGCAAGAGGTAGTGACTTTCATAGACAGGTGAGGGATTGAGCAATTCCCGTGCCCTTCGCAAGATGAGGGCAAATACTCATTCTGCGAGGGAAACCGTGACCTTGTCCGCGGCGCCTTCGTGACGTTCGTCAAATCTTCAACGCGTCGCCCATGGGACTGGTCAAACGATTGACAGGAAGAACGGGAGGAGGAAGGAATGAGAAATTCGGCGGGAGCGATTCAGACGTACAGGGAACGCACGAAACATCTGCCGGCATTCTTCAGGGCGCCAGGCGCTGCCCTTCCAGGCTCACACAATGGGCCGCCAGGCCAGAGGGGGCGCACCGGAAAGAAGATTTCATCAAGCAATCAGGAGCCCTCGCTAGAAGGACAGGCAGCCCTGGTCCTTGGTGGCCAACCCTTTTCGCTTCATTTTCTCCACCAGCGTAGTCCGGTTCACCTGAAGCAACTGGGCGGCTTTGCTCGTAATCCCGTTGGCTCGTCGAAGTGCACCGACGATGAGGCGGTTCTCAAGCTGTTCGAGTTCCCGTGACAGACTGACCCCCTGATCCGTAAATCCGATGAAATGCGTTTCCAGCTGTTCTGCCGGCGCCGCTGCCGCTGGCCGAGGAAACACACGCTCGGGAAGATCGGAGACTTCGATCGCTCCTGATTGTTTCAACACCACGAGACGCTCGATCATGTTTTCGAGTTCCCGAATATTGCCGGGCCATTGATGTTCCATCAAACAGGTCATCGCATCCGGGGAGCAGCCGGTAATGGCGGTCTGCTTCGTGTGATTTAACCGTTCCATGAAATAGTTCACCAATTGCGGAATATCACTCCTCCGCTCCTTCAGCGAGGGCGTGGTAATGGGAATCACGTTCAGGCGATAGTACAGGTCCTGCCGGAACCGCTTCTGCTGGACAGCTTGCTCCAAGTCTTGATTGGTGGCGGCTACGACGCGGACGTCCACCTCGATCGTTTTCGTCCCCCCCACCCGTTCGAACGAACGCTCTTGCAGCACGCGAAGCAGCTTCACTTGCAGCCCGAGGCTCAACTCGCCGATTTCGTCGAGGAAGAGCGTCCCCCCATGCGCCAATTCAAAGCGCCCGATTCGCGTCTGGGCGGCGCCGGTAAACGCGCCCTTCTCGTGGCCGAACAATTCGGACTCCAGCAGGTTCTCCGGAATGGCCCCGCAGTTGACGGGCACGAACGGACGGTCTTTGCGTACGCTGTTGAAATGCAGCATCCGCGCGACCAGCTCCTTGCCGGTTCCGCTCTCTCCCTGAATCAACACGGTGCTGTCGTGATCCGCAACCTTCGAGACAAAATCCAGGACGCGCTGCACCGGTTCACTCGTGCCGACCAACTGCTCCGCCCGATAGGGTGTCCGCGCAGATTTCCGCGGCCCGCGAGAATCCTGGCGGCGGCGATGCGTCTCCATGGCTTTATTGATGACAAGGGCCACCGCCTCGTTATCGAACGGTTTCGTGAGGAAGTCGAACGCGCCGAGCTTCATGGCCTTGACGGCGCCGTCGATCGAGCCGTAGCCGGTCATCACAATGCCCAGCACCTTGGAATCGATCTGAAAGATGCGCTCCAGGACGGCCAGGCCATCGATGTCGGGCAACTTCAAATCTGTCAGCAGCACATGCACGGGAATCTCTTGGGCCACTCGAATGGCATCTTGGCCATTCCCGACGATCGTGGCCTGATGGCCTTCTTGCGTCAACAATCTCCGGAGCAGGCTCTGCACCCCTTCATCGTCCTCTACCACAAGAATAGACAAGAGACTCATAGATGTGCTCCTCATGAAAAATGCTGATAGGTGACGACAACGGCCAATGCCTGCATGGGGCCTGCGTAGCGATTGATCGCCCCGCCATTGAGGGACGCGGATGAACAGTTTTTATCGCATTGAATGGTCTGGCAATATATGAAGCGCATCGATACTAATCGTAGACGAGATTCCTATAACGGAAAGTGCCTAATGGCCCATGCGCAAATTGCATTATGCACATATAGGCCTGGAGCCATTTAGCGCCAAGCATGGAGCCGAACAGCTCTATGCCCTATAACGTATCTTTACTAGCTCCGCTACCCAGTCTATTTCTATCCATACGCAGCGGCACTATAAACGGTTAACTATCTGAATTGATTACCTAGATAGCTGCATCGGCCGGCCTATTTCCGCACCGGTGGAACTATGCCGTCAAGGCCCCATGACCCCGCGAGGCAAGACTTACAGAGGGGAAAAGTAGAAGAGGAAGCAATCGACTGGAAGCAGCTAAGGCAGACGAATCGAGAGAGATGAGGCCCGTGGCATGAAGCCCCTCACCTGAGAGGCCTCGACAGAACAAGCTCAGCGCAGGACCGAGATCTCAGTAACCCTTCTCTGTCTTCAGCGACGATTGGAGGCTGACCCGCTTCTCGGAGGGAGACTCCCGGATGAAATAGGCAGCCGCTTGAGCGCGACGAGTCACTTTCAGTTTCTGGAAAATAAACCGGATATAGTTCTTCACGGTCTTATCGCTCAACTCAAGCGATGAGCCAATCTCCTTGTTCGTTTTCCCCTCGGCCACGAGCGCAAGGACCCGTTGCTGCTGAGAAGAAAGGGACGCGCGCTGAGGCTCCGAGGCTTCCTCTTTTTGCGACCGCATGCGGGCCAGGAGAGGCTGGGTAATGGCCGGATCCAGGATGGATTGGCCCAGGGCCACGGAATGAATGGCCCGCAGCAAGGCATCGGCATTGACTTGTTTCAACAGATAGCCATGCGCTCCCCCGATGACCGCAGCCAACACAGCCTCCTCGTCCTGGTAGGATGTGAGAAAGAGCACCCGCGTGTCGGGACAGGACTCGCGGATGGCGCGGCAGGCGTCCACCCCGCTCCCACCGCCCAAGCGGACGTCCATGAGCACCACGTCCGGCTTTAGGGCGCAGGCTTGCTGTATGGCCTCGTCGACCGTGGATGCTTCGCCGACGACATGGATACTCTCCTGCCGGCTCAGCACGGTCTGCAACCCCACCCGAACGACTTCGTGGTCGTCCACCAGCAATACTCTGACTGGCTCAGCTTTCGATCCGATCACAGGACGCCTCCTCTTCGAAATAAATACTCGCGCGACGCGCTGTTCAGAGCCACGCAGGAACCTAGGCTTCCTTCTATCTTCCTGCTCCACTGCTCCGGCGATGAGATCAAGACCATCACCACGACTCAACTTGCCCGTTATCGTAGTGGTTTCTGCCAGTTATCGCAATGCTGCCATGCAAATTTATTCCACAGGAGCAGCGTAAAGACAAGTAATCATAGATATATTTCCACATGCTCGGCCTGCCAATCGGCTACGTATCACTATCTATATTTCTGCGCCAGCGCGCACCAAAATCCTCGGCCAGCCGATATTGCCCTATTGCCGCACCAACAGACTAAGGGCATAGCGCTCTACCAGCACAAACCATCAGGCCCTCACGCAGATGCCCGTGCGACCAAGAAGTTCCCCACGATTTGCGCATACCATGCGATTAAGGTTCCACCCCAATCTACCGACAAGAGACTGTCCCCCAACACAGTGGACGCAAACCGCGCTTGAGGACTGCCTACCGCATGAATACTGAGACAGATCTATCCAAGAATATCGACATGCCTGAGCCGGTCGAGCGGGCCTTACTCCAACGGATAGACAAGGATCGAATCGAACTTCCGGTGCTGCCACAAGTCGCCGGTCGGGTCATGGCTCTGTCCAGTGATCCATCAGCGGATGCGGCCCGCTTGTCCGCCCTCATTCACCAAGACCAGGCACTGGCGGCCCATATCCTGCGAATCGCCAACTCACCGGCCTATATGCCGCGAACTCCGATTATGTCGCTCCAGCATGCCGTGGCCATGCTCGGCGTGAGTCAGCTATCGGAAATCGCCGTCACCATTTCTCTAAAGAGTGGGACCGTCCACGTTCCCGGGCACGACGCGGAAATACAGCAACTGTGGCGCCACGCACTAGCGAGCGGAGCCTACGCCAAAGAAATCGCCCGCCTGCGCCGGTATAACGTGGAAAGCGCCTACCTCTGCGGGCTCCTGCATGCCGTCGGAAAACCAGTCGTGCTTAAGACCGTCACCGCCATTGCCGCGGAGCTGCGCATCACGCTTAGACCTGATGCGATCCGCGCCTTCATTGATAGCTATCATTCCCGGATCGGCATCTTGATCGCCACGGAATGGGCCTTACCCTCGCAGGTCGCTGAGGCCATCGCCTACTACTGGGTCTATGAGCAGGCCCCGTCGCATCGACACGAAGCGATGATGACCTGCCTGGCAGACCGGCTGGCAACCTATGTACTCGTTCCCGAATCCTTCAATGACAGCACCCTGCGCGACCACAGCGTCTTTGCCGATCTCAATCTCTATCCCGACGACGTCGACACGCTGCTCGGTCTCAAGGACAAGGTCCTCTGCCTCGTGGATACGATGACACTATGAGTCCCGCAACTCACTACGACATTGTGGTGATCGGAAGCGGTCCGGCTGGCCAAAAAGCCGCCATCCAAGGCGCCAAAGCGGGTAAACGGGTGGCTGTAATCGAACGCGAACCAGGCATCGGCGGCGGGTGCGTGTACCGCGGCACGATTCCGAGCAAAACACTCCGCGAGAGCGCGCTGCAATTGGAGCGCACAAAACAATCCTCGACCACCTTGGACGTTTGCGTGCCGCCGAACATCCCGGTCGCCGCGCTGATGCGCCGTGTGGATGACGTGGTCAAGGCGCATGGCCTCTACATGGAAAATCAACTCCGGCGCAATGGCATTTCATTTTTCCATGGCCGCGCCAAGTTTTGCTCTGCCACCCTGATCGAGATGCTCTCCATCGACGGAGTCAAGCAACTCATCACCGCCGACACGATCGTCATTGCCACAGGATCCCGGCCTCGTGCGCCGGTCGGAATTCCAATCGACCACGAAAATATTCTGGACAGTGACTCCATCCTCTCCATGATCTACTTGCCACGCTCCCTCACCGTGCTCGGCGGGGGCGTGGTGGCATCGGAATATGCCTCGATCTTTGCCGCACTGGGCGTGCACGTCACGCTCGTCGATCGGGCTGATCGCCCCCTCCAATTTCTGGACGAGGAACTCGTGCGCATGTTCGTGCAGAGCTTTGAGCAGGGAGGCGGTCGCTATTGCGCGGGACAGGCCGTCAAGGACGTCCGCTGGGATGGGATCTCTCAGGTCGTGACGACGCTCCTGGACGGGCAAATGATCAGAAGCGATAAGATGCTCGTGGCCGTCGGTCGGCAGCCCAACTTAGAGGATCTCAATCTTAGCGCCACCGGATTGACGCTCACTGAAAAGGGAACCTTGGCCGTCAACGAACATTGCCAAACAGCCATTCCCCACATTTACGGGGTCGGCGACCTGCTTGGCCCCCCCGGCCTGGCCTCCTCTGCCATGGAGCAGGGCCGGCGAGCCGTGTGCCACGCCTTAGGTCTCCCGGAAGGACGTTCGTCCGACATTCCAATCGGAATTTACACCATCCCCGAGATGGCCAGTATCGGACTAGACGAAGCGGCAGGTCGAGCACGCTATCGAGAGGTCATGGTCGGCCGGGCACGCTTCGACGAAATTGCTCGCGGTCAGATCTCAGGCATTTGTAACGGCTTGCTGAAGCTAGTGGCCGATCCGACAGGAGAATACCTCCTGGGAGTCCAGATCGTCGGGGAAGGGGCAACGGAACTGATTCATGTGGGCCAAATCGCGCTGCAGCATGCAGGCACGATCGATTCATTCGTCGAAAATATCTTCAACTTTCCTACGCTGGCGGAGGGCTATCGCATCGCGGCTCTTGATATACTAGGCCAACGTCAAAAACGTCTCGCCTCGACCGCCGCATAACCATTGGGGCCCTGACCTGGGTGCGCGCCTCGCCCCTTCATCACACTCAACGGCTATTCCGTCTCGAAACAGAAAACCTTCCGAAGATTTATCCTTTTGCCACGAAACCGGAAGGCGCGCCTGCCTCCCCGACTGCAGGCGTCACAATGGGCGCACCCGCCCCTCCGACCTCGCCAACAAACCAACGGTCATAAACCGCTCGTCGATCGCATCAAGAATATGCCGTCTGAGCTCGTCGCGGAACGGTGCAAGACTCTCGTCTTCAACATAACGATCGACGGTTCCGGGCAACCGCCGCCTCCAAGCCTGTGCCGTCTGTCGCGCACCATCCGCAGCAGATCCTCCGTGAACCAGGATGGCGCGAACTTCGTCTTCGAAGAACCCCACATGCACTTCTTCATCTTCCAAAATCGAGACCAGATCCGGGCGCAACCCGATCAACAACTTGGCAAACTCCAATCCCAACGTTTCGTATCCGTAGAGATGCACGGCCAAGGCCCACCATTGGGTGGGCACACGAGGCAGCGCCGTCTTGCCGTGCGAACGTGTTCCCAGCAGCTGCTCAAACTGCTTGAGATGCTGCGCCTCTTCCTCCTCATGGCGACGCAAAAACTGCAACACCCCGGGAGGCACATCCTGCGTTTGCGCAGAGCGCACTGCCCACAAGGCCATCGCTTCCGCCTTGAGGAATCGCTCGAGGAGGGCTCGTTCGCAAGTGGAGGGAAGAGGATGGATCATGGCCCTAGTCTACCGGAGCGATGGAGTGGAACCAACCATCGCACAAGCTCATTCTCCGGCTTGAGCACGATGCGACATGGAAGGGAATGATGCGCACGAAGCGCGCGATGGTGGCGGTGTCCCGGATTGAACGGGAGACCCGCGGCTTATGAGTCCGCTGCTCTACCAACTGAGCTACACCGCCAGAACGGATGGTACGTAACCGGGCATAGAATACAGGAATGATCTGGAAAGTGTCTACAGGGCTGTAGCAGTCATTTTGCCAGGTTCCGTTAGCCGCAGCATCCGCCTGAAAAGACCTGCCGCTGCTGAGAAGCGGCCCAGCAACGCTCACAGAGTTCGACCGTTGAATGGGTCATTCCATCGACGCAGGCGATTCGTTGCATGACTACCGACCCACAGTCGGCACAGGCGCCGACGGCTGACCTCTCCGTCCTACGATCTTGAGTCAGCATGAGACACCATCTTTGTATTCGGACGAATCTGGCGATTGCAGACGGCTGACATAAACTCCTGCCCACCCTTGGGACTTACCAAGGTCCGCCACAACCGGACAGGGAGCAGATCTACTTTGGGCCGGCCCAGCTTCCATTGCACTTCGCGTAACTGCCCGTTTAAGAAATCCACCGTTCGTTCCAAATCAACCAGCCGTTCCGCCTCACAGGGTCTTCCTCCTGTATACATCATATCCTCCCTCCTCTCATGAATTAGACCGCACAATGCCGAATCACGCCGATGAGAATGCCTTCGATATGAAAAGTATCGGAAGGGGTCACGATAATCGGCTGCATCGCCTGATTCGCCGGATGCAGCTCAATGTGTGAATCCTTCTTGAAGTAGGTCTTGATCGTGGCCTCCTGATTCACCAGCGCCACGACGATTTGCCCGTTCTGCGCCGTCGCCTGCTTTCTCACCACCACGAGATCGCCCGGGAGGATGCCATCATCCTTCATGGACTCCCCTTTGACGCGGAGCGCGAAGGTATCGCCCCCCCGTAACATGCTCGGAGGCACATCGATGAGTTCGGACTGGGGGACCGGTTCGATCGGTGAACCGGCTGCCACCATTCCTGCCATGGGAATTTCCGATGCTCCACCCAACTGGTCCAGCGTGATTTGCACCATCCCGGGAATACGGCGCATCCCGGTCTCATACCGAGCAACTGATACGCGGGTTGTTCGCAAGGCATCCGCCAGCTGCTGCTGGGTCAGCCCGAGCTGTTCGCGAATTCGTTTCAGATCAGTTGGCTTCATAATGTAACCAATGGTTACATAGACAATGATGCGCCGTCAAGCCCCCTGTTCAAGATTTACGAAACAGATGAAGAAAACCCTATCCAGGAGAGTGATCTGTGCATAACTTGTCAGAAACATCGCTGCCAGTGCGGACGTTCACAATCAAAGAGGATGAAATATCGATATTTGCCTAGGTTTTGTTGTTTTTATCTTATATTTCAGCAAGTACCACTACATCTAGTGGTGGACCATCATCATGGACCAATGCCTATTTTTTAGGCAAAGACGTGTTATGAACGAAGAAATGCGCGGAATTTTGCTGGCAGGGTAATCTTATGAACAGACTTATCCACAGAAGCTGGGGAGGATGATTTTGTACACTTTCCTCTTAATCACCGGCCTGGATTTTTAAATATTTCACCGGCCCTTCCTCTTTAGACAACTGAGCAAGACACCAGATGCACAGATCCGGCCTTGATCGCTGCGATAACGGAGGCCCCAGGCGCCAGACGCAAATCCTCTACAGCGCCACGTGTAATCATCGCCGTGAGCAGAAAGCCGCAGTCGATCTTCACCTGCACCATCACGCCCTGGGGCACGATATCGACCACCCTCCCGGCAAGATGGTTCCTGGCGCTGGTCATACCGCTCCCCGCCTGTTCCAACACCACATCTTCCGCGCGGATACAGACATAGACCGACGAACCGACTCCTTCCACGGCCAGAGCCTTGATGGCCATGCCATTGACCACAACTGTAGCGAGCCCGTTCTCTGAATCACGCACCTGCCCCTGGATCACCGTCTCGACTCCCACAATCTGTGCCACCGATTCATTGGCCGGACGAGAAAAGACCTCCTGAGGAACGCCAATCTGAAGTATCTTGCCCTCGCTCATAACGGCAATGAGATCGCCCAGCGTCAGGGCTTCAGTCCAATCATGGGTGACCACGACGGTCGGGATTTTCAACCTGGTGAGCAAGGAACGTAGCTCGCTGCACAGTGCGCCTCTGGTCGGAGCATCCAAGGCTGACAGAGGCTCATCGAGCAAGAGTAGCTGCGGCTGACGGGCAATCGCGCGGGCCAAGGCCACCCGCTGCTGCTGGCCGCCGGACAACTGGCGGGGCTTCGACTGTTCCAATCCATGAAGTTGCAACAAGGCCAGCACTGCGCTGACTCGTTTACGCCGTTCTTCCTGCGGCAGATCACTCAGCCCATACTCGATATTGCCCGTCACGGTATGAGTGGGAAACAACGCATAGTCCTGCGACATATAGCCGAGATGGCGCGCTTGCGGCGGCATACTGTGATGGCGGGCGGCATCGACCCATATCTCCGATCCAAATCGGATCGTCCCCTCCTCCGGCTGTTCAAGTCCCGCCAGACAACGGAGCAGCGTCGTTTTACCGGAGCCGGACGGTCCGAACAGGATCAGCACCGATGGCGGATCAAGAGGGAGCTCCAGCTCCGCGGCGATCGTCAGCCGGCCGGGAAATATTTTCCGGCAGTTGAGGCTTAACGTTGCGGCCATACAGCCCATACCTTTCGATTCATTGCGTAGACACAAAGCAACACGAGATAGGAGACCACGAGGAGGAAGAAGGCCGTCTTCGCGGCCCCGGCATAGTTCAACGCCTGCACCTCATCGTAAATATCGATCGAGACCGTCCTCGTTTCACCCTCGATGTTGCCTCCCACCATCAACACAACACCGAACTCCCCCAACGTATGGGCAAAGCTCAAGACGACGCCGGTAATGATTCCTGTGACCGAAAGCGGCAGGATGAGCTTGAAAAATGTTTTGAACTTCGATTGCCCCAGGGTCCAGGAGGCTTCGATCAAACGACGATCTACTTGATCGAACGCCGCAGCGAAGGGCTGTACGGCAAACGGCAAACTGTAGAGGATCGACGCAAGGAGCAGACCTTCGAAGGTAAAGGGAAGCGGGTGCCCGACGAGATCGCTGTAGAATCGACCGACCGGGCTATGGGGACCGATGGCGACCAGAATATAGAAACCCAACACCGTCGGAGGCAACACAAGCGGAAGCGCCACCACCGACTCGACAAGAAACTTCCAGCGCCACTTTGAAAAGGTGAGCCAATAGGCGATGGGCATTCCGACGACCAGCAAGACACCGGCCGTCAGGCTAGCTAATTTAAATGTCACCCAGATGGCAATCCAGTTCACAATCCCACCTTCGTCATCATCGAGACCAGCGCCAACCTGACGAGAAGCCCGTCTTCGGTCGCCTGAGTTTACTTACAACGGAACTGTATGCCCCAGCGCCGTCCGCTCACTTCCCCTTCCGCTCCCTCCACGCTGGACATACTGCCGTATCCCCGCACTTCCCCATCTTTGAGGACTGTATAGCCGGAGGGACATTTTCGCTCGATGAGCGTCAGCGCCTCCCTGCGATGAGGCGACCCCATCGGGCCACCCCGGTCTTCCTTGAAGAGGTAGGTCACCACGCCTCCCTGCTCTGTTTCGTGAGTTAACAGAACTGCCTGGGAACAGCCAACGCAAGCCACAAACAGGGTCAACCAGATCGCCTGCGTCCAGGGCTTACTTGGGCGACGTAAAGCCATAGCGCTGCATAATCTCCTGTCCCTGAGGACCCTTGACGAATTCCAGAAAGTGTCTGGCGGTTTCCGGCTGTTTGGACTGTTTCAAGATCACGGCTCCCTGTTCCAGGGGCGCATGGGCCGCCGCGGGAATCTCCCAATACTGCCCCGCAGCCTTCATCGCCGGGGCAAGCGCCAAGGAGAAGGCAATAATGCCTGCGTCACAGGCGCCTGATTCAATGAATTGCGCCGCTTGCGAAATGTTCTCCCCCAAAATAAGCTTGTCTTTCACCGGCTCATAAACTTTGAAATATTCCATGGCTGCCACGGCCGCCCTGCCGTAGGGAGCATGTTTGGGATTGGCGATGGCGATCTTCTTGATCGTCGGGTCCCGCAAGAGCTCCAGCCCCTTGGAGAGATCCAGGTGCGACCCCTTGCCGGTCCACAGGACAATCCGTCCGACGGCATAGGGATAGAGGGAGCCAGGCACGACGAGGCCTGCCTCCTCCAGCTTCTTGGGGTAACCGATGTCGGCTGAAAAGTAGAGGTCGAACGGGGCGCCATTTTGGATTTGCGCATAGAAATTGCCCGAGGATCCGAGCGTCAGCTTCACATGGTTACCGGTCGTCTGTTCGTACTCCATCACCAGTTCCTTAAACGCAAAACTCAAATCTGACGCAGCGGCAATCGTGATGTCCGCGGCAAACGAGCTCGGAACGAGGCAGGCCAACAGGGCTGCACAGACCAGGACCATCGACAAACGACATTTCACTTTCATCGCAACCTCATGACACCGGTGAGCGAACGGTTAGAAAAATATTTGATATTGGAGCCGGACCGCATTTTCGATCAGCGTCCCTGCCTGGGCATCCAAGGGCACTGAGCCGGACGGGCAATTGGCCGGGCAAGCCCCCGTCGCTGGCAACGGAGCGCTTCGGCCGATCGCATAGCCACCCTGCCCCATGGCAATATTGCTATAGGTCAACATGACTTGATGGTCATAGGTTCCGCTCAAAAACCAGTTGAGGGAAAAATCCACTTCCTTGATAAGGTCTCCCCCCGAATGGGTATCGGGATCCCACCAGGCATAACGGGCGGCGAATTCCAGTTTTCGTGGAATGAGATAGTAGCCAGATTGGACATACCAGCCGGTCGTGTTGCCGAACTGATTTGGCGCATAGGTGGTGCAAGGCCCCCCGACTCCGTTCGTCACCATGCAAGGCATCCCTTTGTTATGCCGCGTCACCGTTCTAAACCAATATTCTGTTTGTAGGGAGAAGCCCCGATACTTGAAGGCATAATCCAACGTCCAGGTTGAAAAGTCGACCACGCCTTGTCCGAGGATGCGTGCGTTCCCATATTGGGCCAGCGCTCGTCGAACGGTCAAATTCGCCAGGTCGATCCCCACAAACGCATTACTTGTACTGGTATCGATCTCTGGATTGTAGGCATAGCCTCCACCGACCGCCATTTGCGGATTCTCAGAATAGGCCAAATCGCCTTCACCGTACCCGGCCCGGCCCATGATGTTTGCCTGGAGTCTGGCCACATACATCAACTGGTTGACGTTGCTTCGAACATTCGCGTTGAGGTTGCGCTGATTCGGTTGGCAGCCCCCCGGTGACGGATAGGGATTCCCACTCGTTTGTCCGCCAGGACAGCCGACCGTCGGCTCTTCGCTCGAAAATTGC is part of the Nitrospirota bacterium genome and harbors:
- the sthA gene encoding Si-specific NAD(P)(+) transhydrogenase codes for the protein MSPATHYDIVVIGSGPAGQKAAIQGAKAGKRVAVIEREPGIGGGCVYRGTIPSKTLRESALQLERTKQSSTTLDVCVPPNIPVAALMRRVDDVVKAHGLYMENQLRRNGISFFHGRAKFCSATLIEMLSIDGVKQLITADTIVIATGSRPRAPVGIPIDHENILDSDSILSMIYLPRSLTVLGGGVVASEYASIFAALGVHVTLVDRADRPLQFLDEELVRMFVQSFEQGGGRYCAGQAVKDVRWDGISQVVTTLLDGQMIRSDKMLVAVGRQPNLEDLNLSATGLTLTEKGTLAVNEHCQTAIPHIYGVGDLLGPPGLASSAMEQGRRAVCHALGLPEGRSSDIPIGIYTIPEMASIGLDEAAGRARYREVMVGRARFDEIARGQISGICNGLLKLVADPTGEYLLGVQIVGEGATELIHVGQIALQHAGTIDSFVENIFNFPTLAEGYRIAALDILGQRQKRLASTAA
- a CDS encoding ferritin-like domain-containing protein; its protein translation is MIHPLPSTCERALLERFLKAEAMALWAVRSAQTQDVPPGVLQFLRRHEEEEAQHLKQFEQLLGTRSHGKTALPRVPTQWWALAVHLYGYETLGLEFAKLLIGLRPDLVSILEDEEVHVGFFEDEVRAILVHGGSAADGARQTAQAWRRRLPGTVDRYVEDESLAPFRDELRRHILDAIDERFMTVGLLARSEGRVRPL
- the lexA gene encoding transcriptional repressor LexA, which gives rise to MKPTDLKRIREQLGLTQQQLADALRTTRVSVARYETGMRRIPGMVQITLDQLGGASEIPMAGMVAAGSPIEPVPQSELIDVPPSMLRGGDTFALRVKGESMKDDGILPGDLVVVRKQATAQNGQIVVALVNQEATIKTYFKKDSHIELHPANQAMQPIIVTPSDTFHIEGILIGVIRHCAV
- a CDS encoding ABC transporter ATP-binding protein → MAATLSLNCRKIFPGRLTIAAELELPLDPPSVLILFGPSGSGKTTLLRCLAGLEQPEEGTIRFGSEIWVDAARHHSMPPQARHLGYMSQDYALFPTHTVTGNIEYGLSDLPQEERRKRVSAVLALLQLHGLEQSKPRQLSGGQQQRVALARAIARQPQLLLLDEPLSALDAPTRGALCSELRSLLTRLKIPTVVVTHDWTEALTLGDLIAVMSEGKILQIGVPQEVFSRPANESVAQIVGVETVIQGQVRDSENGLATVVVNGMAIKALAVEGVGSSVYVCIRAEDVVLEQAGSGMTSARNHLAGRVVDIVPQGVMVQVKIDCGFLLTAMITRGAVEDLRLAPGASVIAAIKAGSVHLVSCSVV
- the modB gene encoding molybdate ABC transporter permease subunit, with the protein product MNWIAIWVTFKLASLTAGVLLVVGMPIAYWLTFSKWRWKFLVESVVALPLVLPPTVLGFYILVAIGPHSPVGRFYSDLVGHPLPFTFEGLLLASILYSLPFAVQPFAAAFDQVDRRLIEASWTLGQSKFKTFFKLILPLSVTGIITGVVLSFAHTLGEFGVVLMVGGNIEGETRTVSIDIYDEVQALNYAGAAKTAFFLLVVSYLVLLCVYAMNRKVWAVWPQR
- the modA gene encoding molybdate ABC transporter substrate-binding protein, coding for MKVKCRLSMVLVCAALLACLVPSSFAADITIAAASDLSFAFKELVMEYEQTTGNHVKLTLGSSGNFYAQIQNGAPFDLYFSADIGYPKKLEEAGLVVPGSLYPYAVGRIVLWTGKGSHLDLSKGLELLRDPTIKKIAIANPKHAPYGRAAVAAMEYFKVYEPVKDKLILGENISQAAQFIESGACDAGIIAFSLALAPAMKAAGQYWEIPAAAHAPLEQGAVILKQSKQPETARHFLEFVKGPQGQEIMQRYGFTSPK